In a single window of the Streptomyces sp. NBC_00353 genome:
- a CDS encoding DUF6912 family protein, which produces MRVYVPLTLSGLAAAHRAGEIGPGPLTAYAVTPALREWYVSDDIEELEYAALNRAAAASLRLIAGDPGAVRRRVVVAVDVPDGQAVADPDHSLDPSSLGEVRIASAVALAKAAAVHVDADDAEKDVAAAASVLGAADLGDDDAQFVVDGAEDHELLWFGVQEIPNLIG; this is translated from the coding sequence ATGCGCGTGTACGTCCCCCTGACCCTCTCCGGTCTCGCAGCGGCGCACCGGGCGGGCGAAATCGGCCCCGGTCCGCTGACCGCGTACGCGGTGACTCCCGCGCTGCGTGAGTGGTACGTCTCCGACGACATCGAGGAGCTGGAGTACGCGGCACTGAACCGGGCCGCGGCCGCCTCGCTGCGCCTGATCGCCGGGGACCCCGGTGCGGTGCGCAGGAGGGTGGTCGTCGCCGTCGACGTGCCGGACGGGCAGGCCGTCGCCGACCCCGACCACAGCCTGGACCCCTCCTCGCTCGGCGAGGTGCGCATCGCTTCCGCGGTGGCGCTGGCGAAGGCGGCCGCGGTGCATGTCGACGCGGACGACGCGGAGAAGGACGTGGCGGCGGCCGCGTCGGTGCTCGGCGCCGCGGACCTCGGCGACGACGACGCGCAGTTCGTCGTGGACGGCGCGGAGGACCATGAGCTGCTCTGGTTCGGGGTGCAGGAGATTCCCAACCTGATCGGCTGA
- a CDS encoding response regulator gives MADTFGPVRDANDGGDDAAGADTGADTDSGSRKEPIRVLVVDDHALFRRGLEIVLAQEEDIQVVGEAGDGAEAVDKAADLLPDIVLMDVRMPKRGGIEACTSIKEVAPSAKIIMLTISDEEADLYDAIKAGATGYLLKEISTDEVATAIRAVADGQSQISPSMASKLLTEFKSMIQRTDERRLVPAPRLTDRELEVLKLVATGMNNRDIAKELFISENTVKNHVRNILEKLQLHSRMEAVVYAMREKILEIR, from the coding sequence ATGGCGGACACCTTCGGGCCCGTGCGCGATGCAAATGACGGAGGAGACGACGCTGCCGGTGCCGATACCGGCGCGGACACGGACAGCGGTTCCCGCAAGGAACCGATCCGCGTTCTGGTGGTGGACGACCATGCGCTCTTCCGCAGAGGCCTGGAGATCGTCCTCGCCCAGGAGGAGGACATCCAGGTCGTCGGCGAGGCGGGTGACGGGGCGGAGGCGGTCGACAAGGCGGCCGATCTGCTGCCCGACATCGTGCTGATGGATGTCCGCATGCCCAAGCGGGGCGGCATCGAGGCCTGCACGTCCATCAAGGAGGTGGCCCCCAGCGCGAAGATCATCATGCTGACGATCAGCGACGAGGAGGCCGACCTCTACGACGCGATCAAGGCGGGAGCCACCGGCTATCTCCTCAAGGAGATCTCCACGGACGAGGTGGCCACGGCGATCCGCGCGGTCGCCGACGGGCAGTCCCAGATCAGCCCGTCCATGGCGTCCAAATTGCTCACCGAGTTCAAGTCGATGATCCAGCGGACCGACGAGCGCCGACTGGTGCCGGCGCCGCGGCTGACCGACCGGGAGCTCGAAGTCCTCAAACTGGTTGCCACGGGCATGAATAATCGCGATATCGCGAAGGAGCTGTTCATTTCCGAGAACACCGTGAAGAACCACGTCCGCAACATTCTGGAGAAGCTGCAGCTGCACTCCAGGATGGAAGCAGTGGTCTATGCCATGCGGGAGAAGATCCTCGAGATCAGGTAA
- the secA gene encoding preprotein translocase subunit SecA: MSVFNKLMRAGEGKILRKLHRIADQVSSIEEDFVNLSDAELRALTDEYKERYADGESLDDLLPEAFATVREAAKRVLGQRHYDVQMMGGAALHLGYVAEMKTGEGKTLVGTLPAYLNALSGKGVHLITVNDYLAERDSEMMGRVHKFLGLTVGCILANMTPAQRREQYACDITYGTNNEFGFDYLRDNMAWSADELVQRGHNFAVVDEVDSILVDEARTPLIISGPADQATKWYGDFAKLVTRLTKGEAGNPLKGIEETGDYEVDEKKRTVAIHEPGVAKVEDWLGIENLYESVNTPLVGYLNNAIKAKELFKKDKDYVVIDGEVMIVDEHTGRILAGRRYNEGMHQAIEAKEGVDIKDENQTLATITLQNFFRLYGKLSGMTGTAMTEAAEFHQIYKLGVVPIPTNRPMVRQDQSDLIYRTEVAKFAAVVDDIAEKHEKGQPILVGTTSVEKSEYLSQQLSKRGVQHEVLNAKQHDREATIVAQAGRKGAVTVATNMAGRGTDIKLGGNPDDLAEAELRQRGLDPVEHVEEWAAALPAALARAEQAVKAEFEEVKELGGLYVLGTERHESRRIDNQLRGRSGRQGDPGESRFYLSLGDDLMRLFKAQMVERVMSMANVPDDVPIENKMVTRAIASAQSQVEQQNFETRKNVLKYDEVLNRQREVIYGERRRVLEGEDLQEQIRHFMDDTIDDYIRQETAEGFAEEWDLDRLWGAFKQLYPLKVTVDELEDAAGDRAGITAEFIGESIKDDIHEQYDEREKQLGSDIMRELERRVVLSVLDRKWREHLYEMDYLQEGIGLRAMAQKDPLVEYQREGFDMFNAMMEGIKEESVGYLFNLEVQVEQQVEEVPVQDAAERPSLSKEDAAVPAGARPEIRAKGLDAPQRPDRLHFSAPTVDGEGGIVEGDFSNGDGGAVSESDGLTRAERRRAQKSGGGGRRRKK; encoded by the coding sequence GTGTCCGTCTTCAACAAGCTCATGCGTGCAGGCGAAGGCAAGATCCTGCGCAAACTGCACCGCATCGCGGACCAGGTCAGCTCCATCGAAGAGGACTTCGTCAACCTCTCCGACGCCGAGCTGCGGGCGCTCACCGACGAGTACAAGGAACGGTACGCGGACGGCGAGAGCCTGGACGACCTGCTTCCCGAGGCATTCGCAACGGTCCGAGAGGCCGCGAAGCGTGTCCTCGGACAGCGCCATTACGACGTCCAGATGATGGGCGGCGCGGCCCTGCACCTCGGCTACGTGGCCGAGATGAAGACCGGTGAGGGCAAGACCCTCGTCGGCACCCTGCCCGCGTATCTCAACGCGCTCTCCGGCAAGGGCGTGCACCTGATCACGGTCAATGACTATCTGGCCGAGCGAGACTCCGAAATGATGGGCCGGGTCCACAAGTTCCTGGGCCTGACCGTCGGCTGCATCCTGGCCAACATGACGCCGGCCCAGCGTCGCGAGCAGTACGCCTGCGACATCACGTACGGCACGAACAACGAGTTCGGCTTCGACTACCTCCGCGACAACATGGCGTGGTCCGCGGACGAGCTAGTCCAGCGCGGCCACAACTTCGCCGTGGTCGACGAGGTCGACTCGATCCTCGTCGACGAGGCCCGTACGCCGCTGATCATCTCCGGCCCGGCCGACCAGGCCACCAAGTGGTACGGCGACTTCGCCAAGCTGGTCACGCGTCTGACCAAGGGCGAGGCCGGCAACCCGCTCAAGGGCATCGAGGAGACCGGCGACTACGAGGTCGACGAGAAGAAGCGGACCGTCGCCATCCATGAGCCCGGTGTCGCGAAGGTCGAGGACTGGCTCGGCATCGAGAACCTCTACGAGTCGGTGAACACCCCCCTCGTCGGGTACCTCAACAACGCCATCAAGGCCAAGGAGCTCTTCAAGAAGGACAAGGACTACGTCGTCATCGACGGCGAAGTCATGATCGTCGACGAGCACACCGGCCGTATCCTCGCCGGCCGCCGCTACAACGAGGGCATGCACCAGGCGATCGAGGCGAAGGAAGGGGTGGACATCAAGGACGAGAACCAGACTCTCGCCACGATCACCCTGCAGAACTTCTTCCGCCTCTACGGCAAGCTCTCCGGCATGACCGGTACGGCGATGACCGAGGCCGCCGAGTTCCACCAGATCTACAAGCTGGGCGTCGTGCCGATCCCGACGAACCGCCCGATGGTCCGCCAGGACCAGTCCGACCTGATCTACCGCACCGAGGTCGCGAAGTTCGCCGCGGTCGTCGACGACATCGCCGAGAAGCACGAGAAGGGCCAGCCGATCCTGGTCGGCACCACCTCGGTCGAGAAGTCCGAGTACCTCTCGCAGCAGCTCTCCAAGCGCGGTGTGCAGCACGAGGTCCTCAACGCCAAGCAGCACGACCGTGAGGCGACGATCGTCGCCCAGGCCGGCCGCAAGGGCGCGGTCACGGTCGCGACGAACATGGCCGGCCGCGGCACGGACATCAAGCTCGGCGGCAACCCCGACGACCTCGCCGAGGCGGAGCTGCGCCAGCGCGGTCTCGACCCCGTCGAGCACGTCGAGGAGTGGGCGGCCGCGTTGCCCGCAGCCCTGGCGAGGGCCGAGCAGGCCGTGAAGGCGGAATTCGAAGAGGTCAAGGAGCTCGGCGGGCTGTACGTGCTCGGTACCGAGCGGCACGAGTCGCGGCGTATCGACAACCAGCTGCGCGGTCGTTCCGGCCGTCAGGGCGACCCGGGCGAGTCCCGCTTCTACCTGTCGCTGGGTGACGACCTGATGCGGCTGTTCAAGGCTCAGATGGTCGAGCGCGTCATGTCGATGGCGAATGTGCCGGACGACGTGCCGATCGAGAACAAGATGGTGACGCGGGCCATCGCGTCCGCGCAGTCGCAGGTCGAGCAGCAGAACTTCGAGACGCGTAAGAACGTCCTGAAGTACGACGAGGTGCTCAACCGGCAGCGTGAGGTCATCTACGGCGAGCGCCGTCGCGTCCTGGAGGGCGAGGACCTGCAGGAGCAGATCCGCCACTTCATGGACGACACCATCGACGACTACATCCGGCAGGAGACTGCCGAGGGCTTCGCCGAGGAGTGGGACCTCGACCGGCTGTGGGGTGCGTTCAAGCAGCTCTACCCGCTGAAGGTCACCGTCGACGAGCTGGAGGACGCGGCCGGGGACCGGGCCGGGATCACCGCCGAGTTCATCGGCGAGTCCATCAAGGACGACATCCACGAGCAGTACGACGAGCGTGAGAAGCAGCTCGGCTCGGACATCATGCGTGAGCTGGAGCGGCGTGTGGTGCTGTCCGTCCTGGACCGCAAGTGGCGTGAGCACCTCTACGAGATGGACTACCTCCAGGAGGGCATCGGCCTGCGGGCCATGGCGCAGAAGGACCCGCTGGTCGAGTACCAGCGCGAGGGCTTCGACATGTTCAACGCCATGATGGAGGGCATCAAGGAGGAGTCCGTCGGCTACCTGTTCAACCTGGAGGTCCAGGTCGAGCAGCAGGTCGAGGAGGTTCCGGTGCAGGATGCGGCCGAGCGGCCGTCGCTGTCCAAGGAGGACGCCGCGGTTCCGGCCGGGGCGCGTCCGGAGATCCGTGCCAAGGGGCTGGACGCTCCGCAGCGTCCCGACCGGCTGCACTTCTCCGCTCCCACGGTGGACGGGGAGGGAGGCATCGTCGAGGGCGACTTCTCCAACGGTGACGGTGGAGCGGTGTCGGAGTCGGACGGGCTGACCCGGGCGGAGCGGCGCAGGGCGCAGAAGAGCGGTGGTGGCGGGCGGCGCCGCAAGAAGTAG
- a CDS encoding HAD family hydrolase, which translates to MGTNGKHRMHLVWDWNGTLLDDNAAVIGATNAAFAEVGLEPITLEQYREMYCIPIPRFYERLMGRLPTEAEWERMDGIFHRYYMEQRVVCGLTAGAEELLAQWQLAGRSQSLLSMYVHEQLVPVVRGYGIERHFTRVDGRTGPSGGSKAQHMERHLAALGGVSPDCTVVIGDAVDDAVAAAHVGARAVLYTGGSHSRSSLEEAGVPVVDSLGEAVALAEQMAG; encoded by the coding sequence ATGGGGACGAACGGGAAGCACCGCATGCATCTGGTCTGGGACTGGAACGGCACACTGCTCGACGACAACGCAGCGGTCATCGGTGCGACGAACGCCGCTTTCGCCGAGGTCGGCCTGGAGCCGATCACGCTTGAGCAGTACCGCGAGATGTACTGCATCCCCATCCCGCGCTTCTACGAGCGGCTGATGGGACGGCTGCCCACCGAGGCGGAGTGGGAGCGGATGGACGGGATCTTCCACCGGTACTACATGGAGCAGCGGGTCGTCTGCGGTCTCACCGCGGGTGCCGAGGAGCTGCTCGCCCAGTGGCAGCTGGCCGGCCGTAGTCAGTCGCTGCTGAGCATGTACGTCCACGAGCAGCTGGTTCCGGTGGTGCGGGGGTACGGAATCGAGCGGCACTTCACCCGGGTCGACGGCCGCACCGGGCCGTCCGGCGGCAGCAAGGCGCAGCACATGGAGCGGCACCTCGCCGCGTTGGGCGGGGTGTCTCCCGATTGCACGGTGGTGATCGGTGACGCGGTGGACGACGCGGTGGCCGCGGCGCATGTCGGCGCACGCGCGGTGCTCTACACCGGGGGGTCGCACAGCCGGAGCAGCCTGGAGGAGGCCGGGGTGCCGGTGGTGGACAGCCTGGGCGAGGCTGTGGCGCTCGCCGAGCAGATGGCCGGCTGA
- the hpf gene encoding ribosome hibernation-promoting factor, HPF/YfiA family: MDIVVKGRKTEVPERFRKHVAEKLKLDKIQKFDGKVISLDVEVSKEPNPRQADRSDRVEITLRSRGPVIRAEAAAGDPYAALDLATGKLEARLRKQHDKRYSRRGNGRIPAAEVAETVPGTASFNSEGDLAGDGAGPSVPITRIGSLEVQGEGPLVMREKTHVAAPMTLDQALYEMELVGHDFYLFVDSETKEPSVVYRRHAYDYGVIHLRTDPLAADEAGGAGGALGG; the protein is encoded by the coding sequence GTGGACATCGTCGTCAAGGGCCGCAAGACCGAGGTGCCCGAGCGGTTCCGCAAGCACGTGGCCGAGAAGCTGAAGCTGGACAAGATCCAGAAGTTCGACGGCAAGGTGATCAGCCTCGACGTCGAGGTGTCCAAGGAGCCAAACCCCCGTCAGGCGGACCGCTCCGACCGGGTGGAGATCACGCTCCGCTCGCGTGGGCCGGTAATCCGCGCTGAAGCGGCCGCAGGCGACCCGTACGCAGCGCTGGACCTGGCCACCGGGAAGCTGGAGGCGCGGCTGCGCAAGCAGCATGACAAGCGCTACAGCCGCCGTGGCAACGGCCGGATTCCCGCTGCCGAAGTCGCCGAGACGGTGCCGGGTACGGCGTCCTTCAACAGTGAGGGCGACCTGGCCGGCGACGGCGCCGGCCCGTCTGTACCCATCACCAGGATCGGCTCGCTCGAGGTACAGGGCGAAGGACCGCTGGTGATGCGCGAGAAGACGCACGTCGCGGCACCGATGACGCTCGACCAGGCGCTCTACGAGATGGAGCTGGTCGGGCACGACTTCTATCTGTTCGTCGACTCCGAGACGAAGGAGCCCAGTGTCGTCTATCGGCGGCATGCTTACGACTACGGTGTCATTCATCTGAGGACCGACCCGCTGGCCGCTGACGAGGCGGGCGGCGCGGGCGGTGCGCTCGGCGGCTGA
- a CDS encoding GNAT family N-acetyltransferase, with product MEPITLTTERLLLRPFHGGDADQVHAACQDPAIQRWTVVPSPYTHADAELFTRKLSPGGWQDDSMYNFAVVLRDGGAMTGALGINRRNLHDTYEVGFWTAKEHRGLGYMTEAVAAAAHWTFTSLGGDRLEWRAEVGNEPSRAVARRAGFRMEGDQRSGLLNKGVRRDIWVGALLPSDLGLPGAHPYLPATAPAAAPSADLSSGPVPGLPTGLSTAP from the coding sequence ATGGAGCCGATCACTCTCACGACCGAGCGTCTGCTGCTGCGCCCCTTCCACGGGGGCGACGCGGACCAGGTGCACGCCGCCTGTCAGGACCCGGCCATCCAGCGCTGGACAGTCGTCCCTTCGCCGTACACCCACGCCGACGCGGAACTCTTCACCCGGAAGCTGTCCCCCGGCGGCTGGCAGGACGACTCGATGTACAACTTCGCGGTGGTCCTGCGCGACGGCGGGGCCATGACAGGTGCCCTCGGCATCAACCGCCGCAACCTGCACGACACGTACGAGGTGGGGTTCTGGACCGCGAAGGAGCACCGCGGTCTCGGCTACATGACCGAGGCGGTAGCGGCCGCGGCCCACTGGACCTTCACCTCGCTCGGCGGGGACCGGCTGGAGTGGCGGGCCGAGGTGGGCAACGAACCCTCGCGGGCCGTGGCGCGGCGAGCGGGCTTCCGCATGGAGGGCGACCAGCGGTCCGGCCTGCTGAACAAGGGGGTGCGGCGGGACATCTGGGTCGGCGCACTGCTCCCTTCCGACCTCGGCCTGCCGGGCGCCCACCCGTATCTCCCGGCCACGGCCCCCGCCGCCGCCCCCTCGGCCGACCTCTCCTCCGGTCCGGTCCCCGGGCTCCCCACAGGCCTGTCCACCGCACCGTGA
- a CDS encoding Rv3235 family protein translates to MSVNRTRPAGRHDRRRPETVPPQRRTPQRMLRPHHWFAERLLAVLSGQRPVHWMLGHTIGEAYDQLAELAPTTPLRARGARPVVRQCHGAQPAPGVVEACASIAAGEQVRAMAFRLEQGPDLRWRCAAVELGTPTPPTR, encoded by the coding sequence ATGAGCGTGAACAGGACCCGGCCCGCCGGACGCCACGACCGGCGCAGGCCCGAGACGGTACCGCCGCAGCGCCGGACACCTCAGCGGATGCTGCGCCCGCACCACTGGTTCGCGGAGCGTCTCCTGGCGGTCCTCAGCGGCCAGCGCCCGGTGCACTGGATGCTGGGTCACACGATCGGCGAGGCGTACGACCAGCTCGCCGAACTGGCCCCGACCACCCCGCTGAGGGCCCGCGGCGCCCGCCCGGTGGTGCGCCAGTGCCACGGTGCGCAGCCCGCCCCGGGCGTGGTGGAGGCCTGCGCGAGCATCGCGGCGGGCGAACAGGTACGAGCAATGGCCTTCCGCCTGGAACAGGGCCCGGACCTCCGCTGGCGCTGCGCCGCAGTGGAACTCGGCACCCCCACCCCACCCACCAGATGA
- a CDS encoding ComF family protein encodes MRGWWREIAGLVLPVACGGCGGPRSELCEDCRAALYGVAPQRVRPAPEPAGLPVVHAAAAYENAVRAVLLAHKERGALPLSRALGRALAGAVRAGTGQVSGPGPLLLVPVPSARRAVAARGHDPARRIALAAAKELRLGGIPARVVPVLRQRRPVADQSGLGARQRQANLAGALEVVAGGERLLAAERVVLVDDLLTTGASLAEAARAVEAAGGRTGQAAVVAASPSAFAINRNC; translated from the coding sequence ATGCGGGGGTGGTGGCGGGAGATCGCCGGGCTGGTGCTGCCGGTGGCCTGTGGTGGCTGCGGTGGGCCGCGGAGCGAGCTGTGCGAGGACTGCCGGGCGGCGCTGTACGGCGTGGCGCCGCAACGGGTGAGACCCGCGCCGGAGCCCGCCGGGCTGCCGGTGGTGCATGCCGCTGCCGCGTACGAGAACGCGGTACGGGCGGTGCTCCTGGCACACAAGGAGCGTGGCGCACTTCCTCTGTCGCGGGCGCTCGGCAGGGCGCTGGCGGGCGCCGTGCGGGCCGGGACGGGGCAGGTGAGCGGTCCGGGGCCGCTGCTGCTCGTACCCGTGCCGTCGGCGCGGCGGGCCGTTGCGGCGCGCGGGCATGATCCGGCACGCCGGATCGCGCTGGCCGCAGCGAAGGAGCTGAGGCTTGGCGGGATTCCGGCCAGAGTGGTTCCGGTGCTGCGGCAACGGCGCCCGGTGGCCGATCAGTCGGGGCTCGGCGCCCGGCAGCGGCAGGCGAATCTCGCGGGTGCGCTGGAGGTGGTGGCCGGTGGTGAGCGGCTGCTTGCGGCCGAACGGGTAGTACTCGTGGACGACCTTCTGACGACCGGGGCCTCGCTGGCGGAGGCTGCACGGGCGGTCGAAGCCGCGGGCGGGCGAACGGGGCAGGCGGCCGTTGTCGCAGCATCGCCGTCTGCCTTCGCAATAAACCGGAACTGCTAG
- a CDS encoding LpqB family beta-propeller domain-containing protein produces the protein MGTDRRQDGRGRAVGVTALLGCGIVLLSACGSMPVTGDVKAVDASQPGDSQVQVYAVAPRDNATPIEVVDGFLESMTSDDPGFRTTRKYLTKKAAGTWRPSAFTTVLSKAPNRSDRPVHDGDRSSTELSYTLTGEKVATVDAQSAYQPVAPTQFNRTLHLVRQNGPDGKEWRIDLVPDGLLLGQSDFKRLYRSVNKYYFATGRTAGQSTLVADPVYVRNRTDPVTGMDTVTQTVRSLIEGPTNWLRPVVDTRFPTSTALRKGVTALAPDDRSVLKIPLNKRADNVGQRSCRMMASQVLYTVRDLTSARVEQVELQRSDSSPLCVLGADQAEEFAPDGSSGGPDSQYFVDAKGHVQCIPGSTRGSGDPEPVTGPFGDGPVRMSAVGVARDEQLAAAVSQNNESLYVSSIVSEGELPAPAVTSSGKNLNDRLSAPSWDGRGDLWVADRDPENSRLLRLAGGAGKPSEVTVPSLDGARLEALRLSADGVRIALLLTKDGHTTLKIGRIERHGPASKQEVSVVELRQAAPQLADVTAMSWSGRSRLVVVGKEQGGVQQVRYVQADGSAPASGVLPGVNQVSAVAAADDEQLPLMADTEGDGIVKLSPGDNWQTVLKEGSSLVYPG, from the coding sequence GTGGGCACTGACCGTCGTCAGGACGGCCGTGGACGTGCGGTGGGAGTGACCGCGTTGCTGGGGTGCGGCATCGTGCTGCTGTCCGCGTGCGGCTCGATGCCCGTCACCGGGGACGTCAAGGCCGTCGACGCCTCACAGCCGGGTGACTCCCAGGTCCAGGTGTACGCGGTGGCGCCGCGCGACAACGCCACTCCCATCGAGGTGGTCGACGGCTTCCTGGAGTCCATGACCAGCGACGACCCCGGCTTCCGGACCACCCGCAAGTACCTGACGAAGAAGGCGGCCGGCACCTGGCGGCCGAGCGCGTTCACCACGGTGCTCTCGAAGGCGCCGAACCGCAGCGACCGCCCCGTCCACGACGGCGACCGCAGCAGCACGGAGCTCAGCTACACGCTGACCGGCGAGAAGGTGGCGACGGTCGACGCACAGAGCGCCTACCAGCCGGTCGCGCCCACGCAGTTCAACCGCACCCTGCATCTGGTGCGGCAGAACGGGCCGGACGGCAAGGAGTGGCGCATCGACCTCGTGCCGGACGGTCTGCTGCTCGGCCAGTCCGACTTCAAGCGCCTCTACCGCTCCGTCAACAAGTACTACTTCGCCACCGGGCGGACTGCAGGACAGTCCACGCTGGTTGCCGACCCGGTCTACGTACGCAACCGGACGGATCCCGTCACCGGGATGGACACCGTGACGCAGACGGTCCGCAGCCTCATCGAGGGGCCGACCAACTGGCTGCGTCCGGTGGTCGACACCCGCTTCCCGACCAGTACGGCGCTGCGCAAGGGCGTCACCGCGCTGGCGCCCGACGACCGCAGCGTCCTGAAGATCCCGCTGAACAAGAGGGCGGACAACGTCGGGCAGCGCTCCTGCCGCATGATGGCCTCTCAGGTGCTCTACACCGTGCGGGACCTGACGTCCGCCCGGGTCGAGCAGGTGGAGCTGCAGCGGTCCGACAGCTCGCCGCTGTGTGTGCTGGGCGCCGATCAGGCGGAGGAGTTCGCTCCGGACGGTTCGTCGGGCGGCCCCGACAGCCAGTACTTCGTCGATGCCAAGGGGCATGTCCAGTGCATCCCGGGATCCACCAGGGGCAGCGGCGATCCGGAGCCGGTGACCGGCCCGTTCGGTGACGGGCCGGTGCGGATGAGCGCGGTCGGCGTGGCCCGTGACGAGCAGCTGGCGGCAGCGGTCTCGCAGAACAACGAGTCCCTGTACGTGTCCTCCATCGTCTCGGAGGGCGAACTGCCCGCGCCCGCGGTGACCAGCAGCGGCAAGAATCTGAACGACCGTCTGTCGGCGCCCAGCTGGGACGGCCGGGGCGATCTCTGGGTGGCCGACCGGGACCCGGAGAACTCTCGGCTGCTGCGGCTGGCCGGTGGTGCCGGCAAGCCGTCGGAGGTCACGGTGCCGAGCCTGGACGGCGCGCGGCTGGAGGCGTTGCGGCTGTCGGCGGACGGGGTGCGGATCGCGCTGCTGCTGACCAAGGACGGGCACACCACGCTGAAAATCGGCCGGATCGAGCGTCATGGGCCGGCCTCGAAGCAGGAGGTCTCCGTCGTGGAGCTGCGGCAGGCCGCGCCGCAGCTGGCGGATGTCACCGCGATGTCCTGGTCGGGCCGGAGCCGTCTCGTGGTGGTCGGCAAGGAGCAGGGCGGCGTGCAGCAGGTGCGCTATGTGCAGGCGGACGGTTCGGCACCGGCCTCGGGCGTGCTGCCCGGGGTGAACCAGGTGTCGGCGGTCGCGGCGGCGGACGACGAGCAGTTGCCGCTGATGGCGGACACCGAGGGTGACGGGATAGTGAAGCTGTCGCCGGGTGACAACTGGCAGACGGTGCTCAAGGAAGGTTCGTCGCTGGTCTACCCGGGCTGA
- a CDS encoding winged helix-turn-helix domain-containing protein, whose protein sequence is MTPVPLPAAELSADQARRIALRAQGFLGAPDRRAGVPGVLRHLGAVQLDTISVLARSHELIPYARLGAVGRRTVEDAYWSAGRSFEYWSHAACILPVEEWPHFAFRRRAYRSRPHWHHDLPDGAYDAVIKQLRAEGPLTATELGGAKNGGEWWDWSASKVAVERALMYGEVVCTERRSWKRVYDLAERALPDAVLHDDLDDRECLRRLVALAGQSLGVGTRADIADYHRLKGEQFDAVVADSGLVPVTVEGWAKPAWADPAALASEPRGRHRTTLLSPFDSLIWERARTERIFGFTHRLEAYVPKPKRIHGYFAMPLLAGGKLQGRVDPAREGTTLVARQVSLAGRKAVAPMAEALVEAASWVGCTDVRLERVDAPELREPLAQEIARALN, encoded by the coding sequence ATGACGCCAGTGCCGCTTCCCGCCGCCGAACTCTCCGCCGACCAGGCCCGCAGAATCGCCCTGCGCGCCCAGGGCTTCCTCGGCGCGCCGGACCGCCGGGCCGGGGTGCCGGGCGTGCTGCGGCACCTCGGTGCCGTACAGCTCGACACGATCTCGGTGCTGGCCCGCTCGCACGAACTGATCCCGTACGCACGCCTCGGCGCAGTGGGCCGGCGCACGGTCGAGGACGCGTACTGGTCGGCCGGCCGCAGCTTCGAGTACTGGTCGCATGCGGCGTGCATCCTGCCGGTCGAGGAGTGGCCGCACTTCGCGTTCCGTCGCCGCGCCTACCGCTCGCGCCCGCACTGGCACCACGACCTGCCGGACGGGGCCTACGACGCGGTGATCAAGCAGCTGCGCGCCGAGGGCCCGCTGACGGCGACGGAGCTGGGCGGCGCGAAGAACGGCGGGGAGTGGTGGGACTGGTCCGCCTCGAAGGTCGCCGTCGAGCGGGCCCTGATGTACGGCGAGGTGGTGTGCACCGAGCGGCGCAGCTGGAAGCGGGTGTACGACCTCGCGGAGCGCGCCCTGCCCGATGCCGTACTCCACGACGATCTGGACGACAGGGAGTGCCTGCGGCGGCTGGTCGCGCTCGCAGGCCAGTCCCTGGGGGTCGGCACCCGCGCCGACATCGCGGACTACCACCGGCTCAAGGGCGAGCAGTTCGACGCGGTGGTGGCGGACTCCGGTCTGGTACCGGTGACGGTGGAGGGCTGGGCGAAGCCCGCCTGGGCCGACCCGGCGGCGCTGGCCTCGGAGCCCCGCGGACGACACCGCACGACGCTGCTGTCGCCGTTCGATTCACTGATCTGGGAGCGGGCCCGGACGGAGCGGATATTCGGCTTCACCCACCGCCTGGAGGCGTACGTCCCCAAGCCCAAGCGGATCCACGGCTATTTCGCGATGCCGCTGCTGGCCGGCGGCAAGCTGCAGGGCCGGGTCGATCCGGCGCGCGAGGGCACCACGCTGGTCGCCCGGCAGGTGTCGCTGGCGGGCAGGAAGGCCGTGGCGCCGATGGCCGAGGCCTTGGTGGAAGCTGCGTCCTGGGTCGGCTGTACGGACGTACGACTGGAGCGGGTCGACGCACCGGAGCTGCGCGAGCCGCTCGCCCAGGAAATCGCCCGCGCCCTCAATTGA